A region from the Falco rusticolus isolate bFalRus1 chromosome 4, bFalRus1.pri, whole genome shotgun sequence genome encodes:
- the KIAA1143 gene encoding uncharacterized protein KIAA1143 homolog isoform X1 translates to MSKRNQVSYVRPAEPAFLSRFKRQVGYREGPTVETKREQLPVADDDSENGSDNEDEQPQVVTLKKGDLTAEEAMKIKQQIKEALKSNESDGEPEPVDGKIMFRKPAKRSSEKFLDFNVSSSKKMKEAKKTKREAATQSTAKQIKNSSLLSFDDEENDD, encoded by the exons ATGAGCAAACGGAACCAGGTCTCCTACGTGCGGCCGGCCGAGCCCGCCTTTCTCAGCCGCTTCAAGCGGCAGGTTGGGTATCGGGAGGGGCCCACTGTGGAAACCAAG AGAGAGCAGCTTCCAGTTGCAGATGATGATAGTGAGAATGGCAGTGACAATGAAGATGAGCAGCCTCAAGTGGTGACACTGAAAAAAGGGGACTTAACTGCTGaagaagcaatgaaaattaaacagcaAATCAAAGAGGCCTTAAAGTCAAATGAATCAG ATGGTGAACCAGAACCTGTGGATGGAAAAATTATGTTCAGGAAACCAGCCAAACGTTCATCAGAGAAGTTTTTGGACTTCAATGTAAGTTCAAGTAAGAAGAtgaaagaggcaaagaaaactAAGAGAGAAGCAGCTACTCAGAGTACAgctaagcaaataaaaaatagcagtCTTCTCTCATTTGATGATGAGGAAAATGATGATTAG
- the KIAA1143 gene encoding uncharacterized protein KIAA1143 homolog isoform X6 yields the protein MSKRNQVSYVRPAEPAFLSRFKRQVGYREGPTVETKREQLPVADDDSENGSDNEDEQPQVVTLKKGDLTAEEAMKIKQQIKEALKSNESDGEPEPVDGKIMFRKPAKRSSEKFLDFNKWIDV from the exons ATGAGCAAACGGAACCAGGTCTCCTACGTGCGGCCGGCCGAGCCCGCCTTTCTCAGCCGCTTCAAGCGGCAGGTTGGGTATCGGGAGGGGCCCACTGTGGAAACCAAG AGAGAGCAGCTTCCAGTTGCAGATGATGATAGTGAGAATGGCAGTGACAATGAAGATGAGCAGCCTCAAGTGGTGACACTGAAAAAAGGGGACTTAACTGCTGaagaagcaatgaaaattaaacagcaAATCAAAGAGGCCTTAAAGTCAAATGAATCAG ATGGTGAACCAGAACCTGTGGATGGAAAAATTATGTTCAGGAAACCAGCCAAACGTTCATCAGAGAAGTTTTTGGACTTCAAT
- the KIAA1143 gene encoding uncharacterized protein KIAA1143 homolog isoform X5 encodes MSKRNQVSYVRPAEPAFLSRFKRQVGYREGPTVETKREQLPVADDDSENGSDNEDEQPQVVTLKKGDLTAEEAMKIKQQIKEALKSNESDGEPEPVDGKIMFRKPAKRSSEKFLDFNLRCRHH; translated from the exons ATGAGCAAACGGAACCAGGTCTCCTACGTGCGGCCGGCCGAGCCCGCCTTTCTCAGCCGCTTCAAGCGGCAGGTTGGGTATCGGGAGGGGCCCACTGTGGAAACCAAG AGAGAGCAGCTTCCAGTTGCAGATGATGATAGTGAGAATGGCAGTGACAATGAAGATGAGCAGCCTCAAGTGGTGACACTGAAAAAAGGGGACTTAACTGCTGaagaagcaatgaaaattaaacagcaAATCAAAGAGGCCTTAAAGTCAAATGAATCAG ATGGTGAACCAGAACCTGTGGATGGAAAAATTATGTTCAGGAAACCAGCCAAACGTTCATCAGAGAAGTTTTTGGACTTCAAT
- the KIAA1143 gene encoding uncharacterized protein KIAA1143 homolog isoform X7 codes for MSKRNQVSYVRPAEPAFLSRFKRQVGYREGPTVETKREQLPVADDDSENGSDNEDEQPQVVTLKKGDLTAEEAMKIKQQIKEALKSNESDGEPEPVDGKIMFRKPAKRSSEKFLDFNAPLL; via the exons ATGAGCAAACGGAACCAGGTCTCCTACGTGCGGCCGGCCGAGCCCGCCTTTCTCAGCCGCTTCAAGCGGCAGGTTGGGTATCGGGAGGGGCCCACTGTGGAAACCAAG AGAGAGCAGCTTCCAGTTGCAGATGATGATAGTGAGAATGGCAGTGACAATGAAGATGAGCAGCCTCAAGTGGTGACACTGAAAAAAGGGGACTTAACTGCTGaagaagcaatgaaaattaaacagcaAATCAAAGAGGCCTTAAAGTCAAATGAATCAG ATGGTGAACCAGAACCTGTGGATGGAAAAATTATGTTCAGGAAACCAGCCAAACGTTCATCAGAGAAGTTTTTGGACTTCAAT GCCCCATTACTGTGA
- the KIAA1143 gene encoding uncharacterized protein KIAA1143 homolog isoform X4 gives MSKRNQVSYVRPAEPAFLSRFKRQVGYREGPTVETKREQLPVADDDSENGSDNEDEQPQVVTLKKGDLTAEEAMKIKQQIKEALKSNESDGEPEPVDGKIMFRKPAKRSSEKFLDFNGTAFTFS, from the exons ATGAGCAAACGGAACCAGGTCTCCTACGTGCGGCCGGCCGAGCCCGCCTTTCTCAGCCGCTTCAAGCGGCAGGTTGGGTATCGGGAGGGGCCCACTGTGGAAACCAAG AGAGAGCAGCTTCCAGTTGCAGATGATGATAGTGAGAATGGCAGTGACAATGAAGATGAGCAGCCTCAAGTGGTGACACTGAAAAAAGGGGACTTAACTGCTGaagaagcaatgaaaattaaacagcaAATCAAAGAGGCCTTAAAGTCAAATGAATCAG ATGGTGAACCAGAACCTGTGGATGGAAAAATTATGTTCAGGAAACCAGCCAAACGTTCATCAGAGAAGTTTTTGGACTTCAAT